The nucleotide window TCAAGCAATAATCAAAAAGCAGACGAAGACCGGACCTATATCCTTTTATTCGCCGCTGCAGCCTATCATGCTTCCAACTTAAATCCGGAGGACATTGAAATAAGCTACTGTGTGGACCAATTAGCTGTATCACTTCCTACAACTCAATATAAGGAAAAAAAGGAATTACTTAAACAGCGTTTAATTGGCAGCCATACCATCACCCTTCATAAGGTACCCGGCATTTCCGAACCTAAAGAACTGATCGTCAAGCTTGAGATAAAAGATGTGATTGTCGGTGCAGAAGGAGCATGTGCATATCTAGGGTTAATACGTGACATTGACACACTCGCCATTAAGGATGACGGTCTCGTGAAAGATTCCAGGAAAGGAGTCATCATTGGTGACCTGGGCGGTGATTCGGTGGACTTTGTCGGCATCAAAAACAGCAAGCCTGTGGCGTCGGTTGAAGGTGACCATTTTGGCATTAATCTGTTCCTGGATACAGTCATAAAGAAGGTAAGCAAGAATGAACTCTATACCTTCGATTCCAGGTCTGAACTCGAGGAGAAACTTTCAGCAGGACAATCAGAGTGGTATGTTGAACCTTTTGCAGGTGTCAGGAAAGATATAAGCAAGTACGTTATCCCTCAACTCAGAATCATGGCAATCAAATACCTTGAGCATTTTGACCGTGCAAGGAGCAGTTCCAGCGAAATCAAGGGGGCGTCCCGCTATATTGCAGTGGGCGGTGCAGCTAAACTTGCACAAAAGCAAATACAGGAAGCAGCGGTAAGATGGGCTGACAAAGGGCGACCGATTGAACTGACTTTTCCTGAGAACCTGGAAAAACTGAATGTCTTCGGACTCATGATTCTAGCCAAAATGAATCAAATTAAGAAACAACATGAGAATACCGAGGAACTAATTCCCATTGAAGGGTGATCGGTATGTCAAACACCTATACGGATTATGTTAATAAAGTTGCGATAACAGTTCCTGATCGATATATTGACGTCAAAACCGGCGAATCTTATTCAATAT belongs to Mesobacillus sp. AQ2 and includes:
- a CDS encoding ParM/StbA family protein, with the translated sequence MNNYNYLAVDIGNSWYKVLASDDGQLSEYQMPNAIALYDDEFYEKPYDEEDIELEENLIVEIKSPAVTNKREIFYAGKAAARQRNVSLTSSNNQKADEDRTYILLFAAAAYHASNLNPEDIEISYCVDQLAVSLPTTQYKEKKELLKQRLIGSHTITLHKVPGISEPKELIVKLEIKDVIVGAEGACAYLGLIRDIDTLAIKDDGLVKDSRKGVIIGDLGGDSVDFVGIKNSKPVASVEGDHFGINLFLDTVIKKVSKNELYTFDSRSELEEKLSAGQSEWYVEPFAGVRKDISKYVIPQLRIMAIKYLEHFDRARSSSSEIKGASRYIAVGGAAKLAQKQIQEAAVRWADKGRPIELTFPENLEKLNVFGLMILAKMNQIKKQHENTEELIPIEG